TCGCAGGGGCCTTGCGCTGGCGCTTCACGGGCTTCTCCGCGGGAGCCGGCTCGACGGCCTCGACGGAGGGCATGATCGGCTTCGAGGTCACGGGAGCGCTCGGCGGGCCCGCCTGGTAGTTCGCGATCAGCTCGGGGCGGTTCTTGTTGTAGAGGTCGATCCCGTCGCGCAGCACCGCGAGGGCCTCGCGCCTGCCGAGCGGATCGGAGACCACCACGGTCTTGCGCTCCAGCGCCTTGTAGTCCTCGAAGAAGCGCTTGATCTCGCGGAGGCGGTGCGGCGGGAGCTGCCAAAGATCCGAGTAGGAGGCGTACTCGGGATCGTCCGCGTGGACGGCGATGAGCTTGTCGTCCTCGCCCTTCTCGTCCCGCATCTTCATCACGCCGATGACCTTGGCGCGCATCATCGCGAGGCTGGCGATCGGCTCCTGGCAGAACACGAGGACGTCGAGGGGATCGCCGTCATCGCAGTAGGTGCGCGGCACGAAGCCGTAGTTGGCCGGGTAGTAGACCGCCGAGAAGAGGATCCGGTCGACCATGAGGAGACCGGAGACCTTGTCCAGCTCGTACTTCACCTTGGATCCCATCGGGATCTCGATGATGGCCGGGATCGGGTCTTCGAGGTTTTCCGGCAGCTCGACGTCGTGCCAGGGGTGGTACGCCACGGTGTGCTCCTATGAGACGAAAGGGAGGCCTCGTTCGGGTGATCCGGGTCGGCCTCGCGGCGGGGCGCATCCAACGCACCTCTCTCCCTTTCGTCAAGCCCGGTCGTGCATCGGTGGCATCCAAATAGGAACTCCGCTTCCGAGCGCGGCAGATCCGTTCGCGTGTTTCACCGCGGATCGCGCGTGGATCGCCAGCGGGACGAGCGGCGCGCTCCTTGCTGCGCTGGACTCTGAGCCCGCTGCGGCAACCGGGCCGCGGGGCTTCGGAGGCGCGAAGGAGATGCTCGCCAAGGTACTCGCGATCGCCACGATCGCCGCTCTCGCCATCGTGTCCGCGGGCTGCGTGGCGAAGCCGAAGACCGTCGGCCAGGGCACCGTCGAGCCGCCAGTGGATCCGCCCGACCCTCCCATCCCGCCTCCCTGGGGCCCCGAGGGACCCTGGCCTCTCGACGATGTGAAGGTCTACGGCCCGGAGAGCGGTCTGCCCGGCGCGCTGACCGGCGTGGGGGTGGACGACGGGCAGAACGTCTACGTGATCGACGGCAACGCGGCCTACGCGATGCCGGTCGGCGAAACGATCTTCACCGAAACGGCCACCGGCGGGCAGTTCGACAGGGGCTACCCCGTCATGAGCATCGTGGGCGGCGCCAAGGATCGCGTCTACCTGGGCTTCCTCGCGTGGGACGCGGCACCAGAGGACCTCTCCGAGACCGACAAGCTCTACGGAGACGTCGACCGGATGGAGCTGCTGCCCGACGGGACCCTCGCTCTCGAGCACCACTACAAAATTCAGAACACGAACTCGAAGTGGATGGATCACACCCGGTCCATCTTCTCGCTCGCGAGGGTGACGGGAGGGCCGAACCACGGAGATGTCTACGTGGGGAGCAACCACGGCGTCACCCTCCTGCGCGGCGACGACTACGCGGACCATCGGCACGCGATCTTCCTCGACCGCAACGGCTCGGAGGCGATCGGCTACGTCTGGGCGGTGAACACCGATCCCTCCGGGAACCTCCTCTATGCGAGCCATTGGAAGGTGGCCGCGCTCCCTCCCACACCCATGGACGACGTCCTGGGCTTCCTCGACTCGAGCCGCGTGCCGTGGAAGGAAGACACCTGGCCGCAGCACCTTGGACCGGTCGAGGTCCCGAAGAACCTGCACGCCGTGGCGGGCGATCTCTCCCCGGAGAAGGGAATCATGTACGTGGGATCCTGGGGCATGGGCCTCTCCGCCATGCTGGACGCGCCGCGCAAGTGGTGGTCCATTCCGGGGACGCCCGACCCCGTGATCAACGGCCTCGAGCTCGATCCGTCGGACGGGAAGCTCTGGGTCGCGACCGGGTCCAGCGGGCTGTGGCGATGGGATCCCGCGACGGGGCGCTGGGAGCAGAGCGCTCTCGTTCCGGGGAACCTCCGGGTGAATCAGATTCACCTCGACGACACGGTGCAGCCGCGTGCCCTCTACGCCGCCACCGACGCCGGCCTATACGTGATTCGAGCGCGATAGACGTCTCTTTTCACACACGCTCCGACACGTTTCCGATGGATGGAATCCGCTTTCCACTGTAGCGTGGGGTGAAGGCCAGCCTGGTGCGCGCCCATCCATACAGCCTCCGTTCCGGGGGGAATTGGTCGCTGGGGAGACGATCATGCCGAAGGTGCTGCTGCTCAGCTACGACGCCGACGC
The Vulgatibacter incomptus DNA segment above includes these coding regions:
- a CDS encoding inorganic diphosphatase; this translates as MAYHPWHDVELPENLEDPIPAIIEIPMGSKVKYELDKVSGLLMVDRILFSAVYYPANYGFVPRTYCDDGDPLDVLVFCQEPIASLAMMRAKVIGVMKMRDEKGEDDKLIAVHADDPEYASYSDLWQLPPHRLREIKRFFEDYKALERKTVVVSDPLGRREALAVLRDGIDLYNKNRPELIANYQAGPPSAPVTSKPIMPSVEAVEPAPAEKPVKRQRKAPAKAAAEAPPAPKAKRSRKK